The DNA sequence TCTAAAGTGGATCAAGAATTCTTTGTTTCCTTTTTGGCCCAGGATGGGAGATTCGACAATGCCCGCAGAAGAGAGACCCAACCGAATTCCGAAATCTTTGACTTTCTGAACCGCAAGGTCATGCAGGAGAGGATCTTTGACGATTCCGCCTTTTCCAACCAACCCTTTTCCAACTTCAAATTGAGGTTTGATTAACACGATCATTTCCCCCTGAGGCTTCAGGAATCCCAAGAGATTTTCCAGGACAAGCGTCGCAGATATAAATGATAGATCCACGGTAATGAGATCTGCTTTCTCTGGAATCTCTTCTGACTTTAGATATCGTATATTGGTTCTTTCTATTCGAACGACATCCGGGTGATTAAACAGCTTCCAGGCAAGCTGCCCATAACCCACATCCACTGCATAGACTTTGACCGCCCCTTTTTGAATCAGGCAATCTGTAAAGCCGCCCGTTGAGGCTCCCGCATCCAACGCAACCTTGCCAGATACGGAAAGATTGAACGCGTTGAGAGCATGTTCCAGTTTTACCCCTCCCCGGCTGACATAGGGAGATCCTTTTTCTTTGATGACGATCTCAGGTTCCGACACCAGAGCGCCGGCCTTGTCAATCATACGTCCATTGATATAAACCGAACCTGCCATGATTAACTGCTGAGCTTTTTCCCTGCTCGCCACAAAGTTTTTTTCGACCAGATAAAGGTCGAGCCTTTTTTTTGACATGGCGGAAGAGGTCACAATGCGTCATTCAAGAACGAATGGGGTGATACTGCACGACGGTCTCGACACTCTCCTTTTCAGAAAAGGAGGCCCGACCCCTTTTTTTATCAAGGACTCTTTCAATTTGTGCCGTGATGCCCCCCGCATGGAGGCCGATGCTTTCGCGAAGGAGTTTCTGCGACCCCTGCTCGATAAATTGGTCAGGGATTCCCATCTGAATGACCTGCACGCTCAGCTCTTCCCCCTGCAACAATTCCAGGACTCTTGATCCGAATCCTCCGGACAAGACATTTTCTTCAACCGTGACGAGGAAGGAGCACTTTTTCGCAATTTCGATAATTCTATCCCGGTCAAGCGGCTTGATAAATCTGGCATTAAATACACCTGTCGAAATCCCTTTTTTGGCAAGCTCTTCCCGGGCCAAAATTGCCTCCCGGACCATCGATCCGACCGCCAGAATAAAGACATCCGTACCTTCAGCTATAATCTCCCCTTTACCTATCGGAAGAGGCGCAATTTCTGCATCCAGCTGGACTCCCGAAACTTCTCCGCGGGGATACCGGACAGCAGAGGGACCCTCAACGGTTAATCCCGTCTTAATCATCATTCGAAGCTCATTTTCATCTTTTGGCGCCATCACAACCATGCCGGGAATTGCCGAAAGATAAGAAAGATCATAAACACCATGATGGGTGGCGCCATCTTCGCCGACCAGGCCGGCCCGGTCAAGACAAAACAACACGGGGAGGTTCTGAATGGAAATGTCATGGATAATCTGATCGTAGGCTCGCTGCAAGAATGTCGAATAGATTGCCACAACCGGTCGAAGGCCCTCAGCGGCCAATCCACCCGCAAACGTAACCGCGTGCTGTTCGGCAATCCCGACGTCGTACACTCGCGATGGAAAATCTTTCTGAAATAAGGACAAACCGGTTCCTTCCGGCATCGCTGCAGTAATTGCAATAATTCGCGGGTCCTCCTTGGCAAGCCGGATTACTGTTTCAGCAAAAATTTTTGTATAAGAAGGAACCATCGATTTTTTTTTCGGCTCGCCGGTCGCCACATGGAATGCCGAAGTGCCATGAAACGCCGCCTGGTCATTTTCCGCAGGGAGATATCCCTTCCCCTTCTTGGTAATGAGATGAACAAGAAAAGGACCTGAAAGTTTCTTAATGTTCTCGAGTGTCACCAGTATGTGATCCAACCGGTGGCCGTCAATCGGTCCGATATAGTGGAACCCAAGTTCTTCAAATATGATTCCATGTCCGATCAGACCCTTCATTCCTTCTTCAGCCATTTTTGCAACTTTGAACATCGGCTCGCCAATCTTGGGAATATTTTTCAAAAGAATCTCTGTCTCTTTTTTAATCGTTGTAAACACTTTCCCGGTCATGAGCCGGTTCAAATAGGCAGAAATTGCTCCGACGTTTTTTGAGATCGACATTTCGTTGTCATTTAATACTACGATCATATCTTTGCGCAAGGCTCCGGCATGATTTAGCCCTTCCAGCGCAATTCCGGAAGTTAAAGCTCCGTCGCCCACCACTGCGATGACCTTATGCTTCAACCCTCTCTGGTCTCTTGCCTCCACCATTCCCAACGCAGCAGAAATGGCCGTTCCCGCATGACCCACACCGAAAGTATCATAGGGACTCTCGTCTCTTTTTGGAAATCCGCTGATTCCCTGGTACTGTCGAAGCGTTTGGAAGCTGTTATTCCTTCCCGTCAGAATTTTGTGGGGATAAGCCTGATGACCCACATCCCAGACAATGCGGTCGTTGGGTGTGTCAAAAAGGTAATGGAGTGCCAAGGTCAGTTCGACCGCTCCGAGTCCGGCGCCTAAATGACCGCCTGTCGTGGAAACCACTTCGATGATCCTTTTCCGGATCTCTTCAGCGACAAGAGGGAGCTGATCAACCGGCATCTTTCGCAAATCCAAAGGAGACGAAATCTTGTCTAAAAGTTTCATCCTAGTTTTTCCTTTCAATGCAATAATTGGCAATTTCCCGAAGGGGATTTGCGCGACTGTCAAACAAATTGAGTGCTTGTAAGGCCTCGTCGATCAGACTGACCTGAAGGTTTTGGGCACCGTCGAGACCGATCAGATCGGGATAGGTCTTCTTGAGAGCTGTCCTGTCCTTACCCACGCTCTTCCCCAGAAGTTCCCGACTGCCGACCACATCCAGAATGTCGTCCTTAATTTGAAACGCCAATCCCACTTTTTGGCCATAGATCCTTAAAGCTTCCATCTGGCGATTTTCGGCCCCGCCGATTCTTGCTCCTGTTGAAACAGAAGCTTTGATCAGGGCGCCCGTTTTACAGCGATGCAGCATTTCAATCATTTCCAGAGTCACATCAGTTCTTCCTTCGAGCGCCAGATCAAAAACTTGACCGCCGACCATTCCCCGGCTTCCGGCAGCCTCGCTCAGTTCTTCTATGACCTGAAGCGAAATCCGGGGATTTTCAACCGAATAGCGCGACGAAGAGAGAAGATAAAAAGCTTCCGTCAACAAAGCATCTCCGGTTAAAATCGCGATGGCTTCCCCAAATTTTTTATGGACCGTCAGCTGTCCTCTTCGAAAATCATCATTATCCATCGCAGGGAGGTCATCGTGAACCAGGGAATAGGTATGTATCAGTTCGATTGCACACGCGAGAGGAAGTATCCGATCGTCATCGCCTCCTACTGTTTCAAACGACGCGATCGCCAGAATCGGTCTGAGGCGTTTTCCGCCGGCAAACAACGTATAATAGATCGCTTCATGCAATTGTTCCGGGAACCTGTTTTGCGGGGGAAGAAGTTCTCTCAGGGATCGGTCAATTTTATTCCGGCAGGACTCAAGATACTGATTAAAATTCACTCTTGGGCATCCGCGATTTGAAATGGCGCTGTTTGTTTTTCGCCATCTTTATTTTGAATCAGGATTTCCACTTTTCGATCCGCCTCTTCAAGATGTTTCATACAGATCTTCGAAAGGGTAACCCCTTCTTCAAACGAGGCCATGGCTTTATCCAATGGAAGGTCCCCTTTTTCAAGGCTCTTGACAATCTCTTCAAGCCTCGACATCGCCTCTTCAAACTTCAAATTACTCATACTTTTCCCATTGTATATTGCAAACTCATTATACTAAATCGCGAGCGAGAATCAAGCAGAAGCTAACGGGCGCTTTTCGCGCAACGGACTCCGAAATCAGGCTGTGCCAACGTCGGAATCACGGGAAATCGATGTGTCGTTCTCGAAAATGGATTGGCCGATTCCGTCCAGGTGCCACCGCGGAGAATCTTGAATTTTTGGCCGAATGAATCTCTTTTCAACGCGTTTCCCGGATACGGCTCATACCAACTCGAAGTCCATTCCATAACGTTTCCACCCATGTCATAGACCCCATACGGAGAGCGATCGATCGGGAAAAGTCCGGGAGCAACAATTTTGCCTAATTTGGATTCAATGGTATTGGTGATTCCCCTGGAAAATTCGTTTCCCCAAGGCCATTTTCTGGCGTCAGTCCCGCGAGCGGCTTTTTCCCATTCCGATTCGGTTGGAAGCCGTTTTCCCCTCCAGTTGCAATAAGCCTCCGCATCCACTGAAGAGATATCGCTAACTGCTTCATATTCTTCTACGGTCTGCCCGGAAGAGGACGACCATAAAGAAGGCTCACTATAGTGCTTCTTCTTTACAAACTCCCGGTATTCCGAGACCGTGCTTTCATATTGATCTATGTAGAACGCCTTTAGGTATAGGGTGTGTCTGGGAACCTGGTCCACCCCGACTTCTATGCCAAGCAAACCATCTTCCTGAGAAGCGCCCATCACGAAATTCCCGGCTGGAACAAGGACCATCCCCTTCGGCGGAGCCTCGCCAGAACGTACCGAATAACACCCCCCCAGCAGGAGAAGCCAGAACATCAAGATCTTGCTCCTCATACCTAACGTCTCACCTCTTATACCGCTATCGGGCATCCCGTACACACCGGATTCCGATTGAACGGTGCCGTTTGCTCGGTTTCACGGCATAGCTTCTGTGGCTTGTCCGGCTAAAGGGGTGGGCAGGCAGACTCCAGGCTCCTCCCCTCACCACTTTCAAACTTTCACCAAACGCTTCTCTCTTCAGTGAATTGCCAGGATACGGTTTATACCAGGAAGAGGTCCACTCTGCTATATTCCCGCACATTTCCATGACACCGTAAGGAGAGGCCCCCGATGGCAGACTTCCCACAGGAAGCGTCCAGCTTAAATGGCTGTCATCCGTGTTACATTTCTTTTTGTCAAACTGATTTCCCCATGGCCATTTCCTGGCGTCGGTTCCACGAGCGGCCTTTTCCCATTCCGCTTCCGTCGGAATTCTCTTTCGTCTCCAGGTACAATAGGAAGCCGCATCTTCATAATCGACGTAGCTGACCGGGTATTTTTCCTGATCTTTGCTCGGATGTCCTTTTTCCCACCGATAATAAAGAGGGAATCGGGGTTCGGACGGTATTCGATGTCCCGTGGCCTGAACGAAAAGATCGTATTGCTGATTTGTGACTTCATAGCGGTCGATTTCAAACGCGGGAAGATTGACCTGATGGCGAGGAATTTCATCCACGCCGACATCAATCCCAATGACGCCATCCTGTTCATCACTCCCCATGATAAAGGGTCCGGCAGGTATATAAACCATTTCAGAATCTTCTTTTTCTCCCCGGAGGGGATGACGGGTCAGCAGGAGAATGGCCGTTGAGAGGGTCACAATCAATAGAAAGGCGTTTCGCTTGCGCAAGGGCATCGGGTTAAACTTATCGCGGGCGTGATTTCAAGATCAGAGTTTTATGCCCGGTCGTCGAAAAGGAAAACGTTCCGGACGTCACGTCCAGTTCTCTCACCTGGCCAGTTTCTGTATCCAGGATGTCGTAGATTACCGGCCCTTTTCCGGTTTCATGATGGACCTCCCGCCACTCCACGACCGTCATGACATGGGGAGGGGCTATGACCTGGATCTTCCATTCCTGCGACGGATTTGAAGAACGGATATCCCACCAGAGATTGTGTCTGGGCACGCCATCCGGAAGCAAGGACTCAAAATAGACGTCAAAAGGTCCATTTAACATCGCTTCAAGATCCAGCGGATCCGGACCATCTTGACCCTTTTTCCAGAGTCCCGCACGAAGTTCACTCTTCAAAATGGAATGATTAGCCTCTGATTTAAAAGTGAGAATTAATGTCGAGTCTTCTCCCCTGACCTTCATCGGAAATAAAAAAATAAATAGAAAAAGAAAGATCGATGTATAACTTTTCATGGGCAGGATCCCGTTCCATTTAAATAAATGAGGTTATATCCTGTATCCCCCGCCAAAAACTGGAGCCAGTACCCGTTCCATAAAGAGAGTATGGCCGGAGGCTGATAGTTCGGATCGGAAGGCGGAAGGATGTCCTGATACCTCTTGGCGATATATTGAGTGCCGTCGAAGGAATAGATGGCACTCCCTACCCAGCCATTGGCAACGGCCGTGCCGAAAGAAACCGAAGCACCGCTTCCATGCCTGACGCAGGTATCTTTCAAGTAAATCGGATAGAAATAGGGATTTCCGATCAAGTTCCATCCTGATGCGAGAGGAATCGTCACGTCAGCGGCCGTTTCAGGTACTCCCAATAAATTCCCCCCCGAATCGGTTCCTCTTAAAATACTGTTGTTTCCCGCTGCATAGAGGAAGTAACCTTCTCCTTCCGTAACCCGAGAAGGGACGGAATACATATCGCTTGTCCATAGATAAAGCGTGACCGGTTTGGATACATCATTACCAAAGACCGAGGTCGGGTCATTGACACCGGAGAGGCGATAGGGAACGCTAACCAGGTTGTACCCCGAGTGTAAAGCAGTGTGGCCCGGACAGTTCGGACAGATGGATATCGACGAACTGTTACTGGCCTTGTCAACTGCCTTGATGGCGAAATAGTATACGGTATTGGGATCCAGACCCGTCACTTCAAAAAGTTCGTGGTTTCCGTAGGCAAGCGGAAAAGGCGCATTGGCGACCTGTTTTGCATTTTGAAATTCGATTTGACGCCCCGAACTAGTCAAAGTCCCGTTTTCCACAATTAAAAGTTCAGAATACCGAATGTCATATTGAATGGCCTTTCCGATGGAACCATCGTCACCAGTCGCCGTCCATTCCAGGACAACTGAATTCTTATTCGTTCCGTTGGGGACAACGGTCAGGTCGCCAATGGTACCCGGAGGGGTGAAATCAAATACCGAAAGCGTTGTATCGGAAGGCACATTGGAGATTCCTGCCGTATTTTCGCGAATCACTCCAGAAATCGTATCGGTCGAAAAATTGATCCCTTTAATCGCATAATAATAGGTAATCCCAACCGAATTAGAAAGGAGATTGGTGACAGCAAAGGACTGGATCATCCCGCCGCTGAGAGGCGCCGGAAGCGAGAGCACCTGTGACGCGTTCTTGAATTCAACCTGTTTCGTCGGATCAGAGATGGCGGTGCCGTTTTCCACAATTTGAAGCCTCGAATACCGGACATCGTATTTCGCGACGTTCGATGGTGCCGTCCAGCGAAGGGTCATCGAATTGGCACCTTTTCCAGTAATTGAAAGGTCCGCAATCGCGGCGGGTGTCGTACTCACCGTCGTTCCTCCATTATTCACGCAGGAGGTATTCATCATTGCCGGGTAACATTGTGTCGAAGCATTAACTGACGCGGAAATCGAATCGATGGTCGAGAAATTAAGAGCATTTCCCGTACATCGGAAAGTCACGCTGTCCATGCCCTGGGGCCCGCATACCTTCAAGGCAAAATAGGTCGTTCCGGCTGGCAGGTCGTTGAAATTGAAGAATTCCCTGACGCCCGACAGATGAGGAGCTGAAAGACCGTTTCGGCCTGTTCCGTCGCCTGCCAAAACGGGATTAGCAAGATCAAAGTTGACGCTTGATATCGGAGAGGAAGACCATCTCAGATCATAGGCAGCGCCGGTCATGGAATAGGTACTGCTGATCCATGGAGCGGTCCAGGTCAATTGGACACTCCAGACGTCGCGCTTAAATATCCGGTCATAGTAGGAGCTGAGCGAGCCCGGGACAACAGCCAAATCCTTTACGGCGGAAGGCGCAAAAACGGCTTGTCCACCCGATGCGGGAATCAAAGCGGGCGGATTGATCGACGAAACAGAAGATACATTCCCCGCCCGGTCCGTCGATTCGATCGTGAAATAAAGCGTTCCCGCCGGGAGTCCCGACAGCGTGTAAGAAACCGAGTAGGTGGACGTGATGACGGGTACCGGAATCAGCTGTCCCGGAAGGAGCGTTACTTTTTGACTGGTCGGGATATTTGCAAAATCGGTATCCGAAGTAACCGGAGTCGTTGAATACCCCAGAATATAGCTCGCCGGCTTGCCCAGATCACCGTCATCACCTGTTGGAGTCCAGGAAAGCGTGGCTGATCCCCCGGAAACCGCAATCACCCTTAAATCCGACACCGGGGAGGGAGGGATGTGGTCGGGACTAAATGCCGGCATAAAGGGCTCGCTGTAACCGGTATAGGATTGAAATGGTCCAATTGCGCTCTTGAGAGAACCGGAAGACGAACTACTCAAAACCTCTTTGTCAACCCAGGAGCGGTTGCTCCAGATATAATGATGGTAGTGGGTAATACCCGGATCGGTCAAATGAGTGGTCGGATTTTCAGAGATGGTACAAGCAAAGACATTGGTCGTGTCAGGATTTTGATCCGGATTGGCCGTCGGTAAATAGATTGTGATCGGCTGGCCAGCCAGCTCCAGAAAAAGGTCGTTGGATGAAGGTTCCTGGATCAATTGAATCCAGCGCGGTACCAGGTCTCTTCCGACAGGGGGGACTAATTCATCGGTGGACCATCCACTGACTGGATCCCATCTCTTGATTCGTGTCCCGTAAGGAAATGGCGTAACCGGATTTCCGAACTGATCCCTGAATCCACAGGCATTGACTGAGGTGGCGCTTCCAAATACCGTCACGAGAGCGCC is a window from the Nitrospirota bacterium genome containing:
- the xseB gene encoding exodeoxyribonuclease VII small subunit; translated protein: MSNLKFEEAMSRLEEIVKSLEKGDLPLDKAMASFEEGVTLSKICMKHLEEADRKVEILIQNKDGEKQTAPFQIADAQE
- a CDS encoding SUMF1/EgtB/PvdO family nonheme iron enzyme, which translates into the protein MPLRKRNAFLLIVTLSTAILLLTRHPLRGEKEDSEMVYIPAGPFIMGSDEQDGVIGIDVGVDEIPRHQVNLPAFEIDRYEVTNQQYDLFVQATGHRIPSEPRFPLYYRWEKGHPSKDQEKYPVSYVDYEDAASYCTWRRKRIPTEAEWEKAARGTDARKWPWGNQFDKKKCNTDDSHLSWTLPVGSLPSGASPYGVMEMCGNIAEWTSSWYKPYPGNSLKREAFGESLKVVRGGAWSLPAHPFSRTSHRSYAVKPSKRHRSIGIRCVRDAR
- a CDS encoding 1-deoxy-D-xylulose-5-phosphate synthase; the encoded protein is MKLLDKISSPLDLRKMPVDQLPLVAEEIRKRIIEVVSTTGGHLGAGLGAVELTLALHYLFDTPNDRIVWDVGHQAYPHKILTGRNNSFQTLRQYQGISGFPKRDESPYDTFGVGHAGTAISAALGMVEARDQRGLKHKVIAVVGDGALTSGIALEGLNHAGALRKDMIVVLNDNEMSISKNVGAISAYLNRLMTGKVFTTIKKETEILLKNIPKIGEPMFKVAKMAEEGMKGLIGHGIIFEELGFHYIGPIDGHRLDHILVTLENIKKLSGPFLVHLITKKGKGYLPAENDQAAFHGTSAFHVATGEPKKKSMVPSYTKIFAETVIRLAKEDPRIIAITAAMPEGTGLSLFQKDFPSRVYDVGIAEQHAVTFAGGLAAEGLRPVVAIYSTFLQRAYDQIIHDISIQNLPVLFCLDRAGLVGEDGATHHGVYDLSYLSAIPGMVVMAPKDENELRMMIKTGLTVEGPSAVRYPRGEVSGVQLDAEIAPLPIGKGEIIAEGTDVFILAVGSMVREAILAREELAKKGISTGVFNARFIKPLDRDRIIEIAKKCSFLVTVEENVLSGGFGSRVLELLQGEELSVQVIQMGIPDQFIEQGSQKLLRESIGLHAGGITAQIERVLDKKRGRASFSEKESVETVVQYHPIRS
- a CDS encoding TlyA family RNA methyltransferase: MSKKRLDLYLVEKNFVASREKAQQLIMAGSVYINGRMIDKAGALVSEPEIVIKEKGSPYVSRGGVKLEHALNAFNLSVSGKVALDAGASTGGFTDCLIQKGAVKVYAVDVGYGQLAWKLFNHPDVVRIERTNIRYLKSEEIPEKADLITVDLSFISATLVLENLLGFLKPQGEMIVLIKPQFEVGKGLVGKGGIVKDPLLHDLAVQKVKDFGIRLGLSSAGIVESPILGQKGNKEFLIHFRKG
- a CDS encoding SUMF1/EgtB/PvdO family nonheme iron enzyme, with protein sequence MMFWLLLLGGCYSVRSGEAPPKGMVLVPAGNFVMGASQEDGLLGIEVGVDQVPRHTLYLKAFYIDQYESTVSEYREFVKKKHYSEPSLWSSSSGQTVEEYEAVSDISSVDAEAYCNWRGKRLPTESEWEKAARGTDARKWPWGNEFSRGITNTIESKLGKIVAPGLFPIDRSPYGVYDMGGNVMEWTSSWYEPYPGNALKRDSFGQKFKILRGGTWTESANPFSRTTHRFPVIPTLAQPDFGVRCAKSAR
- a CDS encoding polyprenyl synthetase family protein, coding for MNFNQYLESCRNKIDRSLRELLPPQNRFPEQLHEAIYYTLFAGGKRLRPILAIASFETVGGDDDRILPLACAIELIHTYSLVHDDLPAMDNDDFRRGQLTVHKKFGEAIAILTGDALLTEAFYLLSSSRYSVENPRISLQVIEELSEAAGSRGMVGGQVFDLALEGRTDVTLEMIEMLHRCKTGALIKASVSTGARIGGAENRQMEALRIYGQKVGLAFQIKDDILDVVGSRELLGKSVGKDRTALKKTYPDLIGLDGAQNLQVSLIDEALQALNLFDSRANPLREIANYCIERKN